In Leptospira sp. WS58.C1, a single genomic region encodes these proteins:
- the leuD gene encoding 3-isopropylmalate dehydratase small subunit, giving the protein MKPFTQHEGLAVLIDRPNIDTDAIIPKQFLKKIERTGFGTHLFHDWRYLDNEGTKPNPEFSLNFDRYKGASILVARDNFGCGSSREHAPWALEDYGFRAIIAPSFADIFYNNCFKNGMLPVVLKAEEVDEIFKIVDKTPGAKIKIDLDKQNVISPSGNVYNFEVDSFRKYCLFNGLDDIGLTLQHAAEISSYEEKNRKDLPWLYAPHQ; this is encoded by the coding sequence ATGAAACCCTTTACTCAACACGAAGGTTTAGCGGTCCTAATTGATCGCCCTAATATAGATACGGACGCAATCATTCCGAAACAATTTTTAAAGAAGATAGAACGTACTGGTTTTGGGACCCATCTCTTCCATGATTGGAGATACCTGGACAACGAGGGAACCAAACCGAATCCTGAGTTCTCTTTGAATTTTGATAGATACAAGGGGGCTTCCATCCTTGTCGCCAGAGACAATTTCGGATGCGGCTCTTCCAGAGAACACGCTCCTTGGGCATTGGAAGATTACGGATTTAGAGCAATTATTGCTCCGTCTTTCGCCGATATTTTTTATAATAATTGTTTCAAAAACGGTATGCTTCCAGTTGTTTTAAAAGCGGAAGAAGTGGACGAAATTTTCAAGATCGTGGATAAGACTCCGGGAGCCAAAATTAAGATCGATCTGGACAAACAGAATGTGATCAGTCCTTCCGGGAACGTCTATAATTTCGAAGTGGACTCTTTCCGTAAATATTGTTTATTTAACGGATTGGACGATATCGGTTTAACTCTACAGCATGCGGCAGAGATCTCTTCCTATGAGGAGAAAAACCGAAAAGATCTTCCTTGGTTGTACGCCCCTCATCAGTAA
- the clpS gene encoding ATP-dependent Clp protease adapter ClpS, with protein sequence MSDLKTEEQVLTKEKLKLKKPAKYRVVILNDDYTPMEFVVWILRVVFYRTEVESEQIMLQAHTTGKALCGVYSHDVARTKVNETHLLAEEHGHPLHCQMEIEEGEES encoded by the coding sequence ATGAGCGATTTAAAAACCGAAGAACAGGTTCTCACAAAGGAGAAACTGAAACTTAAAAAACCGGCAAAGTATAGGGTAGTGATCTTAAACGACGATTATACTCCTATGGAGTTTGTGGTTTGGATCCTCCGCGTGGTATTTTATCGGACTGAAGTCGAGAGCGAACAAATTATGCTGCAGGCGCATACGACCGGAAAGGCTCTTTGTGGAGTCTATTCTCATGACGTGGCTAGAACTAAAGTGAACGAGACACATTTGCTTGCAGAGGAACATGGACATCCGTTGCATTGCCAGATGGAAATTGAAGAAGGGGAAGAATCATGA
- a CDS encoding NrsF family protein, with product MSNSETDKTNKLIQTLSSNLEKGSLNRTNLFLSCLGLIFLGIALGWSASNVIGRSHAFPGWWPEPALILVWGIFSAYLFSKLAFPEETSVWFFWVSGLFLAGWAIYIINRILTEETSAHIHLGFCSGTLAMTSILFGAGAWFLLKKMASSRPGLSGFLFLNLLLATSNLSLKFICSVQDPSHILLSHVIFTLIWIGALYIPIRKKFSW from the coding sequence ATGTCAAATTCAGAAACGGACAAGACTAACAAACTGATTCAAACATTGAGTTCCAACCTGGAAAAAGGGAGTCTGAATAGAACCAACCTTTTTCTTTCCTGTTTGGGTCTAATTTTTTTGGGAATTGCCTTGGGATGGTCCGCTTCCAACGTAATTGGCCGTAGCCATGCTTTCCCGGGTTGGTGGCCTGAACCTGCATTAATATTAGTTTGGGGAATCTTCTCCGCTTATCTTTTCAGCAAACTTGCTTTCCCGGAGGAAACCTCCGTCTGGTTTTTTTGGGTTTCAGGGCTCTTTCTTGCAGGTTGGGCTATTTATATTATAAACCGAATTTTAACGGAAGAAACTTCAGCCCATATTCATTTAGGATTTTGCTCGGGAACTTTAGCAATGACTTCCATTCTATTCGGAGCCGGGGCTTGGTTTCTCCTAAAAAAAATGGCGAGTTCTCGACCAGGGCTTTCCGGATTTTTATTCTTAAACCTTTTATTAGCAACTTCCAATCTATCCTTAAAATTTATATGTTCGGTTCAAGATCCTTCCCATATTCTACTTTCGCATGTAATCTTTACATTGATCTGGATCGGGGCATTATACATTCCCATCCGAAAAAAATTCAGTTGGTAA
- a CDS encoding PLP-dependent cysteine synthase family protein — MFDEISRSIDEFGNSLLGALNNVQNAFGRELSVAKPIKENVLQMIGNTPLIRLNQIGSHIPNVEIYLKAEFCNPTGSVKDRTALSMVLAAERRGELKPGGSIFQAGYNTTAISLAWISTLRQYKFKVFLAPDTDQEKIKELKSYGAAVEVVQLAKGNWDDSLLETAKAAKDKEKNSVILNEFKDMANTNAHFLFTGPEIWRDLAGNVDAFVAGGGSGGTLSGVGRYLKSKKPSLRVIMGVSKNSRFIRKMVNGDSSIRLPESFDPKVTDQYIGVDRDEALRYQSELYQKEGIFAGLTTGTTLASAIHYAESLPTREDQKTPSYKIVVLSPDRH, encoded by the coding sequence ATGTTCGACGAAATTTCCCGTTCCATAGATGAATTCGGCAATAGCCTTCTGGGGGCTTTGAATAATGTACAAAACGCTTTCGGAAGGGAATTAAGCGTAGCCAAACCCATCAAGGAGAACGTTCTCCAGATGATCGGTAATACTCCACTTATTCGGCTCAACCAGATCGGTTCCCATATTCCGAATGTGGAAATTTATCTAAAAGCGGAATTTTGTAATCCAACGGGAAGTGTAAAGGATAGGACCGCACTTTCTATGGTGCTTGCCGCAGAAAGAAGAGGGGAACTGAAGCCGGGCGGTTCTATTTTCCAAGCAGGATACAATACTACCGCAATTTCTCTGGCTTGGATCTCTACACTTCGCCAATACAAATTTAAAGTATTTTTAGCTCCCGATACGGACCAGGAAAAGATCAAAGAATTAAAATCCTATGGGGCCGCTGTGGAAGTGGTCCAGCTTGCAAAAGGGAATTGGGACGATTCTCTTTTAGAAACCGCAAAGGCAGCAAAAGACAAAGAGAAAAACAGCGTGATCCTGAACGAGTTCAAGGATATGGCAAATACGAATGCTCATTTTCTGTTTACCGGTCCTGAGATCTGGAGAGATCTCGCTGGGAATGTCGATGCGTTCGTTGCAGGAGGAGGCTCCGGAGGAACTCTTTCCGGTGTAGGAAGATATTTAAAGAGTAAAAAACCCTCTCTTAGAGTTATCATGGGAGTAAGTAAAAATTCTCGCTTCATCCGTAAGATGGTAAACGGAGATTCCAGTATACGACTTCCTGAATCCTTCGATCCAAAAGTTACGGACCAATATATCGGTGTCGATAGAGATGAGGCGCTTCGTTATCAATCCGAGCTGTACCAAAAAGAAGGGATTTTTGCAGGACTAACTACGGGAACTACACTCGCATCCGCAATTCATTATGCGGAAAGTCTTCCTACTCGTGAGGACCAAAAAACTCCAAGTTATAAGATCGTAGTACTTTCTCCGGACCGACACTAA
- the leuC gene encoding 3-isopropylmalate dehydratase large subunit yields the protein MKTMFEKIWEDHLVGEMDGGSYLLYIDRHLIHEVTSPQAFEGIRMAGRKVRRPEATFATMDHNVSTRIRDLELADPISANQMKTLIKNCNENGITLYDLNHPDQGIIHVIAPEMGLTHPGMTIVCGDSHTSTHGAFGALAFGIGTSEVEHVLATQTLLQRRAKTMEIRVDGQLSPHVTAKDIVLAIIGKIGTGGATGYVIEYRGSAISSLSMEARMTVCNMSIEAGARAGLIAPDQITFDYLKGKDFAPKGTEWDLAVQKWKRYVTDEGAKFDTSIVLKAEEIAPQVTWGTSPGQVVPVTGIVPDPKDAPDAVEKISIENALKYMDLKPGQKMEDVFVNKVFIGSCTNSRIEDLRVAAATVKGKKVSNKVQAIVVPGSGRVKRQAEAEGLDKIFIEAGFEWRQPGCSMCLAMNDDVLEPGDRCASTSNRNFEGRQGKGGRTHLVGPAMAAAAAVEGHFVDIRNWK from the coding sequence ATGAAAACGATGTTCGAAAAAATCTGGGAAGACCATTTGGTCGGTGAAATGGACGGAGGGTCTTATCTTCTTTATATAGACCGACATCTGATCCATGAGGTAACAAGTCCCCAGGCTTTCGAAGGTATTCGTATGGCCGGAAGAAAGGTTCGTCGCCCGGAAGCTACTTTCGCCACCATGGACCATAACGTTTCCACTCGGATCCGCGATCTGGAATTGGCTGATCCAATCTCCGCTAACCAGATGAAAACTCTGATCAAAAATTGTAATGAGAACGGTATTACTCTTTATGATCTAAACCATCCGGACCAAGGGATCATCCATGTGATCGCACCTGAAATGGGTCTTACTCATCCTGGTATGACGATCGTTTGCGGAGATTCCCATACTTCTACTCATGGCGCATTCGGTGCCTTAGCTTTCGGGATCGGAACTTCCGAAGTAGAACATGTGCTTGCTACCCAAACTCTTTTGCAAAGAAGAGCGAAGACCATGGAGATTAGAGTCGATGGTCAACTTTCTCCTCATGTTACCGCAAAAGATATCGTTCTTGCGATCATTGGAAAGATCGGGACCGGTGGAGCGACCGGATACGTGATCGAATATAGAGGTTCCGCAATTTCTTCCTTAAGTATGGAAGCTCGTATGACTGTTTGTAATATGTCCATCGAGGCGGGAGCAAGAGCAGGACTTATCGCTCCGGACCAAATTACTTTCGATTATCTGAAAGGAAAGGATTTCGCTCCAAAAGGTACGGAATGGGATCTGGCTGTCCAAAAATGGAAACGTTATGTGACAGACGAGGGAGCAAAATTCGATACTAGCATCGTATTAAAAGCGGAAGAGATCGCTCCTCAGGTGACTTGGGGAACTTCTCCAGGACAAGTAGTTCCTGTGACCGGTATCGTTCCTGATCCGAAAGATGCACCAGATGCAGTAGAAAAGATCAGTATCGAAAACGCATTAAAATATATGGACCTGAAGCCTGGCCAAAAGATGGAAGATGTTTTTGTGAATAAGGTATTTATCGGTTCCTGCACAAATTCCAGGATTGAAGATCTAAGAGTGGCCGCGGCAACCGTAAAAGGAAAGAAGGTTTCCAATAAGGTCCAAGCAATCGTAGTCCCAGGCTCCGGAAGAGTGAAACGCCAAGCGGAAGCGGAAGGTCTGGATAAAATTTTCATAGAAGCAGGCTTTGAATGGAGGCAACCAGGTTGTTCCATGTGCCTTGCTATGAACGACGACGTTTTAGAACCGGGAGACAGATGTGCTTCTACTTCCAATCGTAACTTCGAAGGAAGACAAGGAAAAGGCGGAAGAACTCACCTAGTAGGTCCTGCAATGGCCGCCGCAGCCGCAGTCGAAGGACATTTTGTAGATATTCGGAACTGGAAATAA
- a CDS encoding AAA domain-containing protein, with translation MEESYYSALRESLKKERKAELDKYKEKISSSDLNQRVQDGFTVFPLVFEDAELSADGNWKVLLKPTKSKSIPELFRPGTPVRIVKEAEEYISVLLKANEDSYQVYMEEVPDWVEDGKLALEILPDETSFKEWDRALEKVISAKKGSREKYFADLFSNQLQVSKPNFKPLSNLSEHLNDSQKKAVSAILQTEDFILIHGPPGTGKTKTIVEAIRILASEGKRILASAPTNSASDLLVESLEKLKVPVLRIGHPARMHPDILQNSLEMKLNRSSEAKLIERDRKEVQELLKKARKYKRSFGKEEAEERKSLYKEADTLRKSIKERQKVLIRYLLKSHPVIVCTHTGASSYQLHNLHFDYAILDEGSQAIEPSSWIPILKAEKFVIAGDPFQLPPTVISEDPLLKVSLMERLLPVFEDKERVFLLDTQYRMTDPIQAFPNRMFYQNKLKSGLEPSLRKNIPFDSGEPFGSSLIFLDSSGTDTAEENSEGSLGNPWEAEFTVNMVKKILDAGWTPKNLILLSPYRYQRYLLKQKLEEILPEYSSQLEVETVDSFQGRESDAVVFSLVRSNPEGQIGFLAETRRWNVGMTRAKNLLVMVGDGSTLGQNEFFKDLLETVESEGELRTAWEFMD, from the coding sequence ATGGAAGAATCTTATTATTCCGCCTTACGTGAATCTTTAAAAAAAGAAAGAAAAGCGGAGCTGGATAAGTATAAAGAAAAAATTTCTTCCTCCGATCTCAATCAAAGAGTCCAAGACGGTTTCACCGTATTTCCATTAGTATTCGAAGACGCAGAGCTCAGTGCAGACGGAAATTGGAAGGTTTTACTAAAACCGACTAAGTCCAAAAGTATTCCCGAACTTTTCAGACCCGGAACTCCCGTACGCATCGTAAAAGAAGCTGAGGAATATATCTCCGTCTTACTAAAAGCGAACGAAGACTCTTACCAGGTCTATATGGAAGAAGTCCCGGACTGGGTAGAAGATGGTAAACTCGCTTTGGAAATCCTTCCGGATGAAACGAGTTTTAAAGAATGGGATCGCGCATTAGAAAAAGTGATCTCCGCTAAAAAAGGTTCCAGAGAGAAATACTTTGCGGATCTATTCTCCAATCAATTACAAGTTTCTAAACCGAATTTCAAACCTCTTTCTAATCTATCGGAACATCTAAACGATTCCCAAAAAAAAGCGGTATCTGCAATTTTACAAACGGAAGATTTTATTTTAATTCACGGTCCTCCAGGCACCGGGAAGACTAAAACGATCGTAGAAGCGATCCGCATCTTAGCCTCCGAAGGGAAAAGGATACTAGCTTCCGCGCCTACAAACTCCGCCTCGGATCTGCTTGTTGAATCATTAGAAAAACTGAAAGTACCTGTTTTGAGGATCGGTCATCCCGCTAGGATGCATCCGGACATTCTTCAGAACTCATTGGAGATGAAATTAAATCGTTCTTCGGAAGCGAAACTGATCGAAAGGGATAGAAAAGAAGTCCAGGAATTATTGAAGAAGGCCCGTAAATACAAAAGAAGTTTCGGAAAGGAAGAGGCGGAGGAAAGAAAAAGTCTCTATAAAGAAGCGGATACATTGCGAAAAAGTATCAAAGAAAGACAGAAGGTGCTGATCCGATATTTATTGAAGTCCCATCCGGTGATCGTATGTACTCATACGGGGGCTTCTTCTTACCAACTTCATAATTTACATTTTGATTATGCGATTTTGGATGAAGGAAGCCAGGCAATCGAACCATCATCTTGGATCCCCATCTTAAAAGCGGAGAAGTTTGTAATAGCAGGAGATCCGTTTCAGCTTCCTCCTACCGTTATCTCGGAAGATCCATTGCTTAAAGTTTCTTTAATGGAGAGACTTCTTCCCGTTTTCGAAGATAAGGAAAGAGTATTTCTTTTAGACACACAGTATAGAATGACCGATCCGATCCAGGCTTTCCCGAATCGTATGTTTTATCAGAATAAACTAAAATCAGGATTGGAACCAAGTCTTAGGAAAAATATTCCTTTCGATTCCGGAGAGCCGTTCGGCTCTAGCCTCATTTTTTTAGATAGTTCCGGAACGGATACCGCCGAAGAAAATTCGGAAGGTAGTTTGGGGAATCCTTGGGAAGCGGAGTTCACGGTAAATATGGTGAAAAAAATTTTGGATGCGGGATGGACTCCTAAAAATTTGATCTTACTTTCTCCTTATAGATACCAAAGATATCTTCTGAAACAAAAATTGGAGGAAATACTTCCGGAGTATTCTTCTCAATTGGAAGTGGAGACTGTGGATTCTTTCCAAGGAAGGGAATCGGATGCAGTGGTTTTTAGTTTGGTTCGTTCCAATCCGGAAGGTCAGATCGGATTTTTAGCCGAAACCAGAAGATGGAATGTAGGAATGACCAGAGCTAAAAATCTTTTAGTGATGGTGGGTGACGGTTCCACCCTAGGGCAAAACGAATTTTTTAAAGACTTACTCGAAACTGTAGAATCGGAAGGAGAACTTAGAACAGCCTGGGAGTTTATGGACTAA
- a CDS encoding GNAT family N-acetyltransferase has product MPDKIKIARISSLQEISAEDWNLLGDPENPFSNHEFFHSLELSSCVGKKTSWHPEYWMAEDEIGVHSALPFYRKFDSYGEYIFDHSWANFFSQNGLSYYPKGLVAYPFTPVNGKKILRRNNVSAEEALNVLLPPLLENAKQEGLSGIHFLFLEEEEARALEKQGFSTRITHQFHWKNRGYTSFENFLGDFKSKKRIQIKKERETIKESGIRILCKEGKEISEKDMDSIYTFYTETYSRKWGSPYLNRKFFKIILDKFSQNLVLFLAEKDGDTIGGTFNLKKGKKLYGRYWGSSSHYPFLHFECCYYAPIEYAIKNGFEIFEAGAQGEQKFLRGFPAVPTYSSHFIFHDQARNAIERFLESERMHMQEMIRETNLSSPLKEEALRGESEYQ; this is encoded by the coding sequence ATGCCCGATAAAATCAAGATCGCCAGGATATCCTCTCTCCAAGAAATTTCGGCAGAGGACTGGAATCTTTTAGGAGATCCAGAAAATCCTTTTTCCAATCATGAATTTTTCCATTCACTGGAACTTTCTTCCTGCGTAGGTAAAAAGACAAGTTGGCATCCGGAGTATTGGATGGCAGAAGACGAGATAGGAGTTCACTCCGCTCTTCCTTTTTACCGTAAGTTTGATTCGTATGGTGAGTATATTTTCGATCATTCTTGGGCAAATTTTTTCTCCCAAAACGGGCTTTCTTATTATCCCAAAGGTCTTGTAGCGTATCCATTTACTCCTGTGAACGGTAAAAAAATATTAAGAAGAAATAATGTATCTGCGGAAGAAGCGTTAAATGTATTACTTCCTCCCTTATTAGAAAATGCGAAACAAGAAGGACTCTCCGGTATTCATTTCCTATTTTTAGAGGAAGAAGAGGCTAGAGCTTTAGAAAAACAGGGATTTTCCACTCGGATCACTCATCAATTTCATTGGAAGAACCGGGGTTATACCAGTTTCGAAAATTTTTTGGGGGATTTTAAATCCAAAAAAAGGATCCAGATCAAAAAGGAAAGAGAGACCATCAAAGAATCGGGAATTCGGATCTTATGTAAAGAAGGGAAAGAAATCTCCGAGAAAGATATGGACTCTATCTATACTTTTTATACGGAGACTTATTCCCGAAAATGGGGATCTCCTTACCTGAACCGAAAATTCTTTAAGATCATTTTAGATAAATTTTCACAAAATCTGGTATTATTTTTAGCGGAGAAGGACGGGGATACGATTGGCGGAACATTCAATCTGAAAAAAGGAAAGAAGTTGTATGGAAGATATTGGGGCTCTTCTTCCCATTATCCTTTTCTACATTTCGAATGTTGTTATTATGCTCCGATTGAATATGCAATCAAGAACGGATTTGAGATTTTTGAAGCCGGGGCACAGGGGGAGCAGAAATTTTTAAGAGGATTTCCTGCCGTTCCTACTTATAGCTCCCATTTTATTTTCCATGACCAGGCTCGAAATGCGATTGAACGTTTTTTAGAAAGCGAAAGAATGCATATGCAGGAAATGATAAGGGAAACCAATCTTTCTTCCCCATTGAAAGAAGAGGCCTTGAGGGGAGAATCCGAATACCAATGA
- a CDS encoding sigma-70 family RNA polymerase sigma factor, whose protein sequence is MAEKQDIWQILSERMRMSQEGDSKAYELLLSKCREILNNHLSSKVRDKEDREDLIQDILIGIHKARATYRREKPFAPWFFSIARYKTIDYIRRKGTRDRIVSTEMEGFAQEEKTSIEDRWEVLQGLESWLNVLDPRQKKILTMAKLEGKSVREISESTGLSESNIKVIVHRSLEKLKRFFSESERTIEGSKTSKK, encoded by the coding sequence ATGGCGGAAAAGCAAGATATCTGGCAAATTCTTTCGGAAAGAATGCGCATGTCCCAAGAAGGCGATTCCAAGGCGTATGAACTCCTACTATCCAAATGCAGGGAAATATTAAACAATCATTTAAGCTCCAAGGTACGTGACAAGGAAGATAGAGAGGATCTGATCCAGGATATTCTAATCGGTATCCACAAGGCTAGGGCTACCTATAGAAGGGAGAAACCGTTTGCACCTTGGTTTTTCTCCATTGCCAGATACAAGACCATAGACTATATCCGCAGAAAAGGGACCAGAGATAGAATAGTCTCTACGGAAATGGAAGGTTTTGCGCAAGAGGAAAAAACCTCCATAGAGGACAGGTGGGAGGTCCTTCAAGGACTGGAATCTTGGCTGAATGTTCTAGACCCTAGACAAAAAAAGATTCTGACTATGGCAAAGCTGGAAGGGAAATCGGTGCGAGAAATCTCCGAATCCACAGGTCTTTCCGAATCCAATATAAAAGTGATCGTCCATCGTTCTCTCGAAAAGTTGAAACGTTTTTTTTCGGAGTCAGAGAGAACGATAGAAGGCTCCAAAACGTCCAAGAAATAG